A single genomic interval of bacterium harbors:
- a CDS encoding DHA2 family efflux MFS transporter permease subunit: MLPVFIEVMDASVVNVSLPHIQGSLNAGLDEVTWVLTSYLVSNAIVIPTTGWLASIFGRKRYLIFSLVMFSFASLMCGAAPSLEVLIFARVIQGLAGGALQPLSQAILLETFPAAEHGMAMAVFGMGVVMAPIAGPVVGGWITDHWSWREIFYINLPVGAVAVAMALLVIHDPPYLKRSKLHVDKWGLLLLCVGLGCLQIVLDKGEREDWFESSWIVGMSIVAALALMLFVIVELKAQHPVVNLKVFTDRSFSVGNLIMFLGFFSLFGTLVLLPLYLQKLMGYTALWAGLVLGPGGIASFMVMPVIGTLMRRGAPPRLFLGLGLCICALAIRLMSEFNLQAGFWELSWPRVLLGLGMGMFFVPLTTATFAHIPKPQMGNATGIFNLLRNLGGSFGVAFATTILTQRAQVHQSFLVEHVTPFDPEFQTRSAQVVEWLRLHRPELSDPVGVLALIYQEVLRQANMLAFNDAFWMLSWVAWGLVPFVLVFRALKKQEPEHGP; the protein is encoded by the coding sequence ATGCTACCTGTTTTCATAGAGGTCATGGACGCCAGCGTGGTGAATGTGTCCCTGCCCCATATTCAGGGAAGCCTCAATGCTGGCTTGGATGAGGTGACATGGGTTCTCACTTCATATCTGGTCTCCAACGCCATAGTTATCCCCACCACCGGGTGGCTGGCAAGCATATTCGGTAGAAAACGATATCTGATATTTTCTCTGGTCATGTTCAGCTTCGCCTCGCTCATGTGTGGGGCCGCCCCCAGCCTTGAAGTCCTCATATTTGCCCGTGTGATTCAAGGACTGGCCGGAGGCGCCTTGCAACCTCTTTCCCAGGCAATCCTACTGGAAACATTCCCAGCCGCAGAACATGGCATGGCCATGGCCGTCTTCGGAATGGGGGTGGTCATGGCGCCCATAGCTGGTCCTGTGGTAGGGGGCTGGATCACGGACCATTGGAGCTGGAGAGAGATCTTCTACATCAACCTTCCCGTGGGGGCAGTGGCTGTGGCAATGGCTTTGCTGGTCATCCACGACCCACCTTATTTGAAACGTTCAAAGCTACACGTGGACAAATGGGGATTGCTGCTGCTTTGTGTGGGACTGGGCTGTCTTCAAATAGTGCTGGACAAAGGGGAAAGGGAAGATTGGTTCGAGTCTTCCTGGATTGTGGGGATGAGCATTGTGGCAGCTTTGGCCTTGATGCTGTTCGTGATAGTGGAGCTTAAGGCCCAGCATCCTGTGGTGAATCTGAAGGTATTCACGGACAGAAGTTTCAGCGTGGGCAACCTCATCATGTTCCTGGGTTTCTTTTCCTTGTTCGGAACTTTGGTTCTTCTGCCTCTGTACCTCCAAAAACTCATGGGTTATACAGCACTTTGGGCCGGGCTTGTCTTGGGTCCAGGTGGAATTGCCAGTTTCATGGTGATGCCTGTGATAGGGACCCTGATGCGGCGGGGGGCCCCGCCGAGACTCTTTCTGGGACTGGGTCTGTGCATATGCGCCCTGGCCATCAGACTCATGTCGGAGTTCAACCTGCAGGCAGGGTTTTGGGAACTCTCGTGGCCTAGGGTCTTGTTGGGTCTGGGAATGGGGATGTTCTTTGTGCCTTTGACCACGGCCACTTTTGCCCACATACCTAAACCCCAAATGGGAAACGCCACTGGGATCTTCAATCTGCTTAGAAACCTGGGAGGCAGTTTCGGGGTGGCTTTTGCCACAACCATCTTGACCCAGAGGGCCCAGGTGCATCAGAGCTTCCTTGTGGAACATGTGACCCCATTCGATCCGGAGTTCCAGACCAGATCAGCCCAAGTGGTTGAGTGGCTTAGGCTGCATCGTCCGGAATTGTCGGATCCTGTTGGTGTACTTGCCCTCATATATCAGGAAGTCTTGCGCCAGGCCAACATGCTGGCCTTCAATGATGCCTTTTGGATGCTGTCCTGGGTGGCATGGGGGCTTGTACCCTTTGTCCTAGTCTTTAGGGCTCTCAAGAAACAGGAACCCGAGCATGGACCTTGA
- a CDS encoding C1 family peptidase, which yields MLWRNFMSAGTRLLLLGLFFTFSGQGFGAQAQAESLDVKAKLQWLQEEVSEKGFNFLVGYNPAMDYPLEQLCGLVEPANWKEKARFSGPMPKLSLPSRFDWREHAALPPVKNQANCGSCWAFATVGVLESLLKIRMDLLEDISEQYLVSCNIHGWSCSGGWFAHDYHEDLTPPGEPTAGAVLETNFPYAARNLPCGAPHAHAYRLAEWRYVGAWWNVPTVEEIKQAIYTHGPVAAAVAVGPAFQAYRDGVFDKDESSVGVNHAIVLVGWDDQYYWNGSTHGVWILRNSWGSGWGKGGYMLIKYNTSQVGYAANYAQLVQYTVSPPQGTMGTQITVLGSEFGDRSPKVYTQFQDPKTGEWRRKDLVLEYYSPTAIEALWTAKLPPGSYPVMVQSGSGQGGSPVEVGRFLVKEPEIESLMPEQGTAASTVEIRGAFFGKRKPIVRLTPVSGGRQKRCKILSHFMDPVTGSSLVQCKIPRVPEGAYVLELNNSIGEAAKEFTVVPSP from the coding sequence ATGTTGTGGCGAAATTTCATGAGTGCGGGCACAAGACTTTTGTTGCTGGGATTGTTTTTCACTTTTTCGGGACAGGGGTTTGGGGCCCAGGCTCAGGCCGAGAGTCTGGATGTGAAAGCCAAACTTCAATGGCTCCAGGAAGAGGTTTCCGAGAAGGGATTTAATTTCCTGGTGGGATACAATCCTGCCATGGACTATCCCCTGGAGCAGCTCTGTGGGCTTGTGGAGCCAGCGAACTGGAAAGAAAAGGCCAGGTTTTCAGGCCCCATGCCCAAGCTCTCTCTCCCAAGCCGGTTTGACTGGCGGGAGCACGCAGCATTGCCACCTGTGAAAAACCAGGCAAATTGCGGCTCCTGTTGGGCATTTGCCACCGTGGGGGTGCTAGAGAGCCTGCTCAAGATCCGAATGGATCTGCTGGAGGATATTTCCGAGCAGTACCTGGTTTCTTGCAATATCCACGGCTGGAGTTGTTCAGGGGGATGGTTTGCCCATGATTACCATGAGGACTTGACTCCCCCGGGCGAGCCAACTGCTGGTGCAGTGCTGGAGACCAACTTTCCCTATGCTGCCAGAAACCTGCCTTGCGGAGCCCCTCACGCCCACGCCTATAGGCTGGCCGAATGGAGGTATGTGGGGGCATGGTGGAATGTTCCTACGGTGGAGGAGATAAAACAGGCCATATACACCCATGGGCCTGTGGCAGCCGCTGTAGCAGTAGGCCCTGCATTTCAGGCATACAGAGATGGTGTTTTCGACAAGGACGAATCCTCTGTGGGCGTCAATCATGCCATCGTATTGGTGGGATGGGATGATCAGTATTACTGGAACGGTTCCACCCACGGGGTATGGATTTTGAGAAACAGTTGGGGATCGGGATGGGGTAAGGGGGGCTACATGCTCATCAAGTACAACACCTCTCAGGTGGGTTATGCGGCCAACTATGCTCAGTTGGTACAGTACACCGTGAGCCCCCCGCAGGGTACTATGGGCACCCAAATCACGGTTCTGGGCTCTGAGTTCGGGGATCGTTCCCCCAAGGTATACACCCAGTTTCAGGATCCCAAGACAGGAGAGTGGCGTCGTAAAGATCTGGTATTAGAATATTACAGCCCCACTGCCATTGAGGCACTTTGGACTGCCAAACTACCTCCCGGAAGCTACCCTGTTATGGTGCAGTCAGGATCAGGGCAGGGAGGCTCACCCGTGGAGGTGGGGAGGTTTCTAGTGAAAGAGCCTGAAATAGAATCACTCATGCCCGAGCAGGGCACTGCTGCTTCTACGGTGGAGATAAGGGGAGCGTTTTTTGGAAAAAGGAAGCCCATAGTCCGGCTGACTCCTGTGTCAGGAGGGAGGCAGAAAAGATGCAAGATCCTATCGCATTTCATGGATCCCGTCACAGGAAGCAGCCTGGTACAGTGCAAAATTCCCCGTGTCCCAGAAGGGGCCTATGTGCTGGAGCTTAACAACTCCATAGGAGAAGCCGCTAAAGAATTCACAGTTGTACCCTCACCTTGA
- a CDS encoding DUF6125 family protein — protein sequence MRRNPLDGMTREELRSYLDFLLWHYRVVDAFWFLYVEEKYGRAEAESLNERVWARVAGMAARKLKELFDIPGNALERFVNALELFPWCILIGYQISTSPDQVELTVPSCASQEARIRRGLGEYNCKEMHRGEFVQFAKEIDPRIQVECVFAPPDSHPADMFCKWRFYLMAE from the coding sequence ATGCGCAGGAATCCCTTGGATGGAATGACTCGGGAGGAGCTTAGGAGCTATCTGGACTTCCTTCTTTGGCATTACAGGGTGGTAGATGCCTTCTGGTTCCTGTACGTGGAGGAAAAATACGGCAGAGCAGAGGCCGAGTCCTTGAATGAGCGGGTCTGGGCCAGGGTGGCTGGGATGGCAGCTAGAAAGCTCAAGGAGCTCTTTGACATTCCTGGGAATGCTCTGGAGAGATTCGTTAATGCTTTGGAGCTTTTCCCATGGTGCATCCTGATCGGTTACCAGATCAGCACATCCCCAGATCAGGTGGAACTGACTGTGCCTTCCTGTGCCAGTCAGGAGGCCCGAATTCGCAGGGGTCTCGGAGAATACAATTGCAAGGAGATGCACAGGGGGGAGTTTGTGCAATTTGCAAAGGAAATTGATCCACGGATTCAGGTGGAATGTGTCTTCGCCCCACCAGATTCTCACCCTGCAGATATGTTTTGTAAGTGGAGATTTTACTTGATGGCAGAATAG
- a CDS encoding FmdB family zinc ribbon protein, producing MPIFEYEALEPAKGCSLCCRSFELVQSLKEEPLSRCPNCGGPVRRKFSVFRVSIPGTAAGKDRVERQIADYERKGMWSHAAELADKVSEKPEKAHLKERAMENYKKAGYDV from the coding sequence ATGCCCATTTTCGAGTACGAAGCCCTGGAGCCCGCCAAAGGGTGCAGCCTTTGCTGTAGGTCTTTCGAACTCGTCCAGTCTCTCAAAGAGGAACCCCTGAGCCGATGTCCCAACTGCGGGGGGCCTGTGAGAAGAAAATTTTCTGTGTTTAGGGTTTCCATCCCTGGCACTGCAGCTGGCAAAGACCGAGTAGAACGTCAAATAGCTGACTATGAAAGGAAAGGGATGTGGAGTCATGCGGCAGAGCTGGCCGACAAAGTCAGTGAAAAGCCTGAGAAAGCCCACCTCAAGGAAAGGGCCATGGAGAACTATAAGAAGGCCGGTTACGATGTGTGA
- a CDS encoding HEAT repeat domain-containing protein, whose product MSLFQEQLLELMSTNSWGVPVRDMEDLLAFGREALKPILDFLQERLAIGTNEEQLLWPTVVLGELRDPEGIPMLLRLLQEAQGLEVPVAAAEALAKIGQPAIEAIERLLEERPQPRTRIFLYAALSGIQTPDARQLLLQALEEDPELDFAVARALAEMARPGDEELLYRAYLQTENWKRAAFEETIAGMLGGRFPWSVPFKDWRLRYRRQPRQGLKVHRCWPDVLIMMWENRHMFRPDMRAVPVSLEELRNRGWAKAKENLCPDCGQRFRSPTGIPLCDEIEEDLIEFQLQRVREWLAHKWEDIHEVLDELDRHEMEALQLPEETEDERIWKGEALDSIEVMKDTLCWMVEQGMAGLSQGERRLWAALQRVRSRAP is encoded by the coding sequence ATGAGTCTTTTTCAAGAACAGCTCCTGGAGCTGATGAGCACCAATAGCTGGGGTGTGCCGGTAAGGGACATGGAAGATCTCTTGGCTTTTGGCCGGGAAGCCCTAAAGCCTATTCTGGATTTCCTGCAAGAGCGTCTGGCAATTGGAACCAATGAAGAGCAGCTGCTATGGCCTACGGTAGTGCTAGGAGAGCTTAGGGATCCAGAGGGGATTCCCATGCTCTTGAGGCTGCTCCAAGAAGCGCAAGGTCTGGAGGTTCCAGTTGCCGCAGCCGAAGCTCTAGCCAAGATTGGACAACCTGCCATAGAGGCCATAGAGAGGCTCCTGGAAGAGAGACCTCAGCCTAGGACAAGGATTTTTCTATATGCAGCCTTGTCGGGAATCCAAACACCTGATGCTCGGCAGCTGCTATTGCAGGCTTTGGAGGAAGATCCAGAGCTGGACTTCGCAGTGGCGAGAGCCTTGGCAGAAATGGCCCGGCCCGGGGATGAAGAACTCCTCTATCGGGCGTACTTGCAGACAGAGAACTGGAAGCGGGCAGCTTTTGAGGAAACCATAGCTGGAATGCTGGGAGGCCGCTTTCCTTGGAGCGTACCTTTCAAAGATTGGCGCCTGCGCTACAGGCGTCAACCTCGTCAAGGCCTGAAGGTGCACCGCTGCTGGCCTGATGTGCTCATAATGATGTGGGAAAACCGCCATATGTTCCGGCCGGACATGAGGGCTGTACCTGTTTCCCTAGAGGAGCTGAGAAATAGAGGCTGGGCCAAGGCAAAGGAGAACCTTTGTCCAGATTGCGGCCAAAGGTTCCGAAGCCCCACGGGTATACCGCTGTGTGACGAAATTGAGGAAGATCTCATAGAATTTCAGCTTCAAAGGGTGAGGGAGTGGCTAGCCCACAAGTGGGAAGACATTCATGAGGTGTTAGACGAGCTGGACCGTCATGAGATGGAGGCCCTTCAATTGCCCGAGGAAACAGAAGATGAGAGGATCTGGAAGGGAGAGGCTCTTGATTCCATAGAGGTGATGAAAGACACCCTGTGCTGGATGGTGGAACAGGGCATGGCCGGGCTCTCCCAGGGAGAAAGGAGGCTTTGGGCTGCTCTGCAGAGGGTCCGTTCCCGGGCTCCATGA
- a CDS encoding adenylate/guanylate cyclase domain-containing protein, which produces MNFSQEFLKTSEITGEEPYPQAPARWKLWTLVGVTVGWVVLGVLLTPVGRTLGLELLPISQDMGTSFYAAGIALLLVALGLYLRKAHQALGALEYRVERQRRRLKGMATDLEAVRSLLKVTASINSRMELSSLLRIIAREAVRTLDADRSSVMLLDKSRTVLRTAAAYGVDLEMIKGAEVRLGDGVAGWVAQYGKPRLLQGPVEAREFRAFKPKDKPIVSAVSVPLQVGGRILGVLNATLTQEGRQFQDHELRLLMLYANHAAVAIRNASLLKASRERARLQAILEGYVPPHVAKALTQDPRGWTNLGEMRDMTILFADIRGFTAAVDKMGPETVRSFLNECFTRMTEIIFQHQGTLDKFIGDSVMAFFGAPLAVQDPGILSVKAAMAMLGSFQKMRGSWMKRHPVVQDLSLGVGISSGQVFVGNVGSAKRFDYTVIGQEVNVASRLCAMARGGQILISENTRRLLGSRMPVNHMGDVHFKGLNRSVHVFEVVLDVH; this is translated from the coding sequence ATGAACTTTAGCCAGGAATTCTTGAAGACTTCGGAGATAACTGGAGAAGAGCCCTATCCCCAGGCTCCGGCACGCTGGAAGCTTTGGACTCTGGTGGGAGTCACCGTGGGTTGGGTCGTTCTGGGTGTTCTGCTTACACCCGTAGGCAGGACCTTGGGCTTGGAACTGCTGCCCATCTCCCAAGACATGGGGACCAGTTTCTATGCCGCAGGCATAGCTTTGCTCCTGGTGGCCCTGGGGCTTTATCTCAGAAAGGCCCATCAGGCTTTGGGAGCGTTGGAATACAGGGTTGAGAGACAAAGAAGAAGATTGAAGGGCATGGCCACTGATTTGGAGGCTGTCAGAAGCCTGCTGAAGGTAACGGCATCCATAAACTCCAGAATGGAACTCTCTTCTCTTCTGAGGATCATAGCTAGGGAAGCAGTAAGGACCTTGGATGCTGATCGTTCCTCTGTCATGCTTCTGGACAAGAGCAGAACAGTCCTAAGAACAGCAGCAGCCTATGGGGTGGATTTGGAGATGATAAAGGGGGCCGAGGTGCGGCTGGGAGATGGGGTTGCAGGATGGGTGGCCCAATATGGAAAGCCCAGGTTGTTGCAAGGACCTGTGGAGGCTAGGGAGTTCAGGGCCTTCAAGCCCAAGGACAAGCCCATTGTATCAGCAGTTTCCGTTCCTTTGCAGGTGGGTGGACGGATTCTAGGGGTTTTAAACGCCACCTTGACCCAGGAGGGAAGGCAATTTCAAGACCACGAACTGAGGCTATTGATGCTATACGCCAACCACGCGGCTGTGGCCATCCGCAACGCCTCTCTTCTGAAGGCCTCCAGGGAAAGAGCAAGGCTGCAAGCCATTCTGGAAGGATATGTTCCGCCTCACGTGGCCAAAGCTCTCACCCAGGACCCAAGGGGCTGGACAAACCTGGGCGAGATGAGGGACATGACCATACTCTTTGCTGACATAAGAGGGTTCACAGCTGCAGTGGACAAAATGGGTCCAGAGACGGTAAGGAGCTTTCTAAATGAGTGTTTCACGCGCATGACCGAGATCATCTTCCAGCATCAGGGCACCTTGGACAAGTTCATAGGAGATTCTGTAATGGCCTTTTTTGGGGCTCCTCTGGCGGTGCAGGATCCAGGAATTCTTTCTGTGAAAGCCGCCATGGCCATGCTGGGCAGCTTTCAGAAAATGAGGGGCAGTTGGATGAAGAGACATCCGGTAGTCCAAGACCTGTCTTTGGGTGTGGGCATCTCCTCGGGCCAGGTGTTTGTAGGCAACGTGGGTTCTGCCAAGAGATTCGACTACACTGTCATAGGTCAGGAAGTAAATGTGGCCAGCAGGCTTTGTGCCATGGCAAGAGGGGGACAGATCCTCATATCAGAAAACACACGGAGGCTCTTGGGCTCGCGGATGCCCGTGAATCACATGGGGGATGTGCACTTCAAAGGGTTGAATCGTTCGGTGCACGTGTTTGAGGTGGTCTTGGATGTTCATTGA
- a CDS encoding histidine phosphatase family protein, with product MDPIPVRILLVRHGQTDWNKHGRFQGRSDIPLNQWGIAQAEALGLALRKERFSAFYSSPLTRALETVLIIGLHHPGVPVYIEPDLVEMDLGEFEGMKAENWAALYPEFLDAWKKEPSELRMPGGETLQEVQSRALAAVMSIARAHQPGEKILLCTHNFVILAVLCHVLKIPLNRFREIGQTNGSLNRLSYESGQLRVEKVDDRSHLPPRLRSSIGGLS from the coding sequence ATGGATCCCATCCCTGTGAGGATCCTTCTGGTGCGTCATGGGCAGACCGATTGGAACAAGCATGGCAGGTTCCAGGGGCGATCTGATATCCCGCTGAATCAATGGGGAATCGCCCAAGCAGAAGCCCTGGGTTTGGCGCTGCGTAAGGAACGTTTTTCTGCCTTTTACTCCAGCCCCCTCACAAGAGCGCTAGAAACCGTCCTGATAATTGGGTTGCATCATCCGGGGGTACCTGTTTACATAGAACCTGATCTGGTGGAAATGGACCTGGGCGAGTTCGAGGGCATGAAAGCAGAGAACTGGGCTGCTTTATATCCAGAGTTCTTGGATGCCTGGAAAAAAGAGCCCTCAGAACTCAGGATGCCCGGCGGGGAGACGCTTCAGGAGGTCCAAAGCAGGGCGCTTGCGGCGGTCATGAGCATTGCAAGGGCTCACCAGCCCGGAGAAAAGATTCTGCTTTGCACTCACAACTTCGTGATACTGGCTGTCTTGTGCCATGTGCTAAAAATACCCTTGAACCGCTTCAGGGAGATAGGGCAGACCAACGGATCCTTAAACCGCCTGAGCTATGAGTCCGGCCAACTCAGAGTAGAAAAAGTGGATGATCGCTCTCATCTGCCTCCGCGTTTGAGGAGTTCCATTGGGGGGCTCTCATGA